A segment of the Streptomyces sp. Tu 2975 genome:
GCCCGGTGCGCGTCGTCGTCGCCGCCCAGCAGGAGCACGGTGACGAGGTGGTCGGCAAGCTCTACACCGCCCTCGGTACCCGCTTCCACAACGAGGGCATGGGTCCCGTCCGGGAGGCCGTCGTCGCGGCGCTCAAGGACGTCGGTCTGCCCACGTCCCTCGCCGACTTCGCGGACAAGGGCACGTACGACGCCCAGCTGCGCGCCTCCCACAAGGAGGGCATCGAGAAGGTCGGCCAGGACGTCGGCACGCCGGTCATCGCGGTGCCCGGCTCGGACGGCGAGCAGATCGCCTTCTTCGGTCCGGTCGTCACCCCGGCCCCCAAGGGCGAGGAGGCGGCCCGGCTGTGGGACGGGACGCTGATGGTCGCGTCGATCCCGGGGTTCTACGAGATCAAGCGCACGCGGACCCGGGGCCCCGTCTTCGACTGAACCGCCCGCCGGGACCCCGGCCCCGGCAGCAGCCGCGCCCCGCACAGCACGGTGCCCCGCGAGCCATGTACTCGCGGGGGCACCGTGCTGTGCGGGTGGGTCCGTGCGCTGTCGCGCTCAGTCCGTCGCGCCGGCCTCGACGGCGGACCGGGACTCGCGCCTCTTCTGCAGCACGAATCCGACGACGGCGAGGACCAGTGTCAGGACACCGGTGCCGAGCAGCTGCATCCGGGTCTCCTCCTCACGCAGCATCAGCGCGAACACGGTCGCCATGCCGGCCAGGGCGAGCAGCGTGAGGCCGGGGAACAGCCACATCTTCACGACCAGCTTCTCGGGGTCCTCCCGCTCGGTGCGCCGGCGCAGCACCAACTGCGAGACGGCGATGAAGAACCAGACGACCAGGATGATCGCGCCGATCGTGTTGAGCAGCCACATGAAGATGTCGTCCGGCCGCCAGTACGACAGCAGCACGCACAGGAAGCCGAAGACGGAGGAGACCAGCACGGCGGTCCGCGGCACTCCGCCGGAGATCCGGCCCAGCGCCGTCGGACCCTGGCGGCGGGCGACCAGCGAGCACGCCATCCGGGAGGCGCCGTAGATGTTGGCGTTCATCGCGGAGAGCAGGGCGATCAGCACGACCACGTTCATGATCTGGCCCGCGCCGTCGATGCCCAGGTGGTCCAGGGTCGCGACGTACGGTCCCTTCTCGGCGACCGCCTTCTCGTGCCACGGCACCAGCGTGACGATGACCGCCATCGAACCGATGTAGAAGACGGCGATACGCCACATCGCGGTGCGCACGGCCTTGGCCACGCCCTGCACCGGGTGCTCGGACTCGGCGGCGGCGATGGTGACCGTCTCCAGACCGCCGTAGGCGAAGACGGAGGCGAGGAGGCCGACGATCAGGCCCTCGCTGCCGTTCGGCATGAAGCCGCCGTCTCCGGTGAGGTTGGCGGTGCCGGGTGCTTCGCTGCCCGGAAGGACGCCGGCGATCGCGAGGACGCCGATGCCCAGGAAGAGCACGATCGCGCCGACCTTGAGCGCGGCGAACCAGAACTCGAACTCGCCGAAGTTCTTCACCGCCGCCAGGTTCGTGCCGCAGAACACCAGCATGAACAGCGCCACCCAGGCCCATTCGGGCGTCCCGGGGAACCAGCCCGTCATGATGCCCGCGGCCCCGATGGCCTCCAGGCCCACGGCCACGCACAGCAGGAACCAGAACGCCCAGCCGGCGGTGAAGCCGGCCCATGGCCCGATGGCCCGCTCCGCGTGCACCGAGAAGGAGCCGGAGGCCGGGTTGGCAGCCGACATCTCGCCCAGCATCCGCATGACCAGCATGACCAGCAGTCCGGAGAGGGCGTACGCGACGACGATCGACGGTCCGGCCGCGGCGATACCGGCGCCCGATCCCACGAAGAGCCCCGCGCCGATGACACCGCCGAGCGCGATCATCGACAGGTGGCGTTGTTTGAGGCCGTGCGTGAGCGTGGCGTCGGCCGGCTGGTCGACGGGCGCGGGCGCGGTGGTCCGAGACATGGGCGTGCCCTGTTCATGAGCTGAGACGGGGGAGCGGCCCAGTGTGAGCATGGTCGCCGCTCACAGGGAACAGATGTCCGCTATACGGTCACGATCTTCACGGAACGTCAACATCTGCACACGCGGACCGCGCACCTCGGCGACGCCGTTCGCGAAACTCCCGGACGGCCGAAACCACCAGTACACCGGCGGTCGCACCGCTCGACCACAGCACCTGCGGCCGGGCGGTGTCATCGGTGAGCATCAGGCCCAGCACGGCCGCCATCGCGGCGAGTGCCACCCAGGTGAGCCACGGGAAGCCCCACATGCGCAGGGTCAGCTTCTCCGGCGCCTCCCGCTCGAGGCGCCGGCGCAGCCGCAACTGCGACACCGCGATCAGCGCCCAGACGAACAGCAGTACCGCGCCGACCGAGTTGAGCATGTAGAGGAAGACCGAATCCGGCCACTTCAGATTCAGCAGCACGGACACGAAGCCGAACGCGACGGAGGCCAGCACCGCCTTGCGCGGCACGCCGCCCGGAGTGAGCTTCAACAGCCCCTTCGGTGCCTCGCCGCGCTCCGCGAGCGAGAACACCATCCGGGAGGCGCCGTACAGGTTGGCGTTGAGCGCGGACAGCAGCGCCACGAAGACGACGATCTCCATGATCCGTCCGGCGCTCGGCACCCCGATCGAGTCGAGAACCGAGACGTAGGGGCTCAGGCCCGCCTTCTGCGCCGTCCAGGGCATGACGGTCACGATGACGACCATCGAGCCCACATAGAAGAAGAGGATGCGGACCACCGCGCTGCGTACGGCGCGGCCCACCGCGCGGGCGGGGTCCTCGGTCTCCGCGGCGGCGATGGTGACGACCTCGAGGCCGCCGAAGGCGAAGACGACGGCGAGTACGCCGGAGATCACGCCGGACCAGCCGCCCGGCAGGAAGCCGCCCTCGCCGGTGAGCCGGGTGAGGCCGACCGGGTCCGTGTCCGGCAGCAGTCCGAAGATCGCCAGGGTGCCGAGCGCCAGGAAGAGCACGATCGCGCCGACCTTGAGCGCGGCGAACCAGAACTCGAACTCGCCGAAGTTCTTCACCGCCGCCAGGTTGACGGCGGTGAAGACCACCATGAACACCAGCACCCAGCCCCATTGGGGGACGGCAGGTGCCCAGCCGTGGGCGATCGCCGCGGCGGCCGTCGCCTCCGCGGCGAGCACCACCACCAGCAGGAACCAGTACAGCCAGCCGACGCTGAACCCGGCCCAGCGCCCGAGCGCGCGTTCCGCGTGCACCGAGAACGAACCGGAGGCGGGCATCGCGGAGGACATCTCACCGAGCATCCGCATCACCAGCATCGCGAGTGCGCCCGCGATCAGGTAGGAGAGCACGATGCCGGGGCCGGCCAGGGCGATGCCGGCGCCCGATCCCACGAAGAGCCCGGCGCCGATCACCCCGCCGAGGCCGAGCATCGTCAGATGACGCTGCTTGAGTCCGTGGCTCAGGGGTTCGGCCTCTGCGGCCAGGGGCGTGGGCGGCGCGTCGTGCATCTGCTGGAGAACTCTCGGATCACTCGGTACGAGTTATGGGATCCCTACAGTCTTCCCGAGTTGACACCTCCTGTGCAAAACGGACACCAGCACCCCGGACCTCAGTGACGAGCATCACGTCATCGTCGGCATGATCGAGAGTCTTTGTGCGAACCCCACCAAACCGTCAACCGCCGCTTTGTGGGCGGCAGCTGGTGATCGAGCGATTCTCAGTGGGCTACGGTCACCCTGTCCCGAACTGCCCTCACCCTCGCGGAGTCCCGATGAGCACTGCTGCCGCCCCCGTCCGATCGGGGCTCGTCCTCGCCGACCTGCTGCCCGCGTCCCGCGTCCGGGACATCACCCTCGTCGTCGGCGGCGCCGCGCTCACCGGCATCGCGGCGCAGATCGCCGT
Coding sequences within it:
- a CDS encoding DsbA family protein, encoding MSHNGKTPVDFWFDPLCPWAWMTSRWMLEVEKVRDVEVRWHVMSLAVLNEDKLDELPEEYRDMLENKAWGPVRVVVAAQQEHGDEVVGKLYTALGTRFHNEGMGPVREAVVAALKDVGLPTSLADFADKGTYDAQLRASHKEGIEKVGQDVGTPVIAVPGSDGEQIAFFGPVVTPAPKGEEAARLWDGTLMVASIPGFYEIKRTRTRGPVFD
- a CDS encoding amino acid permease, whose product is MSRTTAPAPVDQPADATLTHGLKQRHLSMIALGGVIGAGLFVGSGAGIAAAGPSIVVAYALSGLLVMLVMRMLGEMSAANPASGSFSVHAERAIGPWAGFTAGWAFWFLLCVAVGLEAIGAAGIMTGWFPGTPEWAWVALFMLVFCGTNLAAVKNFGEFEFWFAALKVGAIVLFLGIGVLAIAGVLPGSEAPGTANLTGDGGFMPNGSEGLIVGLLASVFAYGGLETVTIAAAESEHPVQGVAKAVRTAMWRIAVFYIGSMAVIVTLVPWHEKAVAEKGPYVATLDHLGIDGAGQIMNVVVLIALLSAMNANIYGASRMACSLVARRQGPTALGRISGGVPRTAVLVSSVFGFLCVLLSYWRPDDIFMWLLNTIGAIILVVWFFIAVSQLVLRRRTEREDPEKLVVKMWLFPGLTLLALAGMATVFALMLREEETRMQLLGTGVLTLVLAVVGFVLQKRRESRSAVEAGATD
- a CDS encoding amino acid permease, whose amino-acid sequence is MHDAPPTPLAAEAEPLSHGLKQRHLTMLGLGGVIGAGLFVGSGAGIALAGPGIVLSYLIAGALAMLVMRMLGEMSSAMPASGSFSVHAERALGRWAGFSVGWLYWFLLVVVLAAEATAAAAIAHGWAPAVPQWGWVLVFMVVFTAVNLAAVKNFGEFEFWFAALKVGAIVLFLALGTLAIFGLLPDTDPVGLTRLTGEGGFLPGGWSGVISGVLAVVFAFGGLEVVTIAAAETEDPARAVGRAVRSAVVRILFFYVGSMVVIVTVMPWTAQKAGLSPYVSVLDSIGVPSAGRIMEIVVFVALLSALNANLYGASRMVFSLAERGEAPKGLLKLTPGGVPRKAVLASVAFGFVSVLLNLKWPDSVFLYMLNSVGAVLLFVWALIAVSQLRLRRRLEREAPEKLTLRMWGFPWLTWVALAAMAAVLGLMLTDDTARPQVLWSSGATAGVLVVSAVREFRERRRRGARSACADVDVP